DNA from Kogia breviceps isolate mKogBre1 chromosome 3, mKogBre1 haplotype 1, whole genome shotgun sequence:
TCTGAGTAGgctcagaatatattttaaatgtggaGCTGACAGAACTTACTGTTGGATTGAACATGGCATAAGAAGAAAAGAGGGGATGCAAAGCTGACTCCTAGGAATCCTCAAATCCAAGGCCGGCTGAGCTAGCTGGAGGTGTCAGAGGTTTGGTGATGAGAGCAGGCTGTGGTTCTTAAAAGGTTGGCAGGAATTCTTTATGATACTTCCAAAGAAATCCTAGTTCTCACACTGGAAAAAGTAACAACCCAAAGTGGATGAGGATCTGTGTGAGAGAGAAGATTCAGCCTATATGGGAAATTTTCAGGATTCTTCTAAGCCTCTtgttagaaagaaaaaatccTTGGGATGATGGAAAAGATTCAGGCTTTTCTGAGAAGAGAGAGATAGACTGGATTGATCTTGCTTCCAAGTATAAGTAAATCCATTAACAACAAATGTATGCATATTTGTATCTGTGTCCATGATGTGAACATATAATAGTTTTTGTGTTTcctgtatcaattttttttttttctttttttgcgctacgcaggcctctcaccaccgtggcctctcctgttgcggagcacaggctccggacgcgcaggctcagcggccatggctcacgggcccagccgctccgcggcacgtgggatcctcccggactggggcacgaacccgtgtcccctgcattggcaggcagactcccaaccactgcgccaccagggaagccctcctgtatCAAATTTTGTGCCAACGTTCAATTATCTCACATCTAGAATTTGTGTCATCTTCTTGCTGATATGCTTCCAATCTCTCTTcatttagaaattcttttttataCTGCTGCCCATTGATTTGTCTAAACCAATACTTGTCAAATTACCTGTGATAAAGGACCAGTTTTTAAAACTGATATATTTGTAGAGTACGATATAAATTAATTACTTGAAAAAGTggaattaaaataacaaagattaCAAAGTGAAAGCCCAGTTTTTTAACAAAATCAACTGACAAAATTACTCTGTCAGAATTCTATGAAAGTTTCTAAGAGCTTACTCTCAATTCTGTACTATCCTGTCACAGACTGGCAGTTACACAGTTTGTGAACCACATTCTGATTATCAGTGGCATCAACCATTCCAGACCTCAAAAGTTCCAGTGTCTATTAAACCAAATGTAAACTTATCACCATTGTCCTCTAAATTCTGTGCCAGTTAGCTCAGTCTCACCTGCTTCTAACGGGCAAGCCCTTATCTTCTCTCTCATGCAAGCTACTGTTTTTAACTCAttccttttttgcctttttttaccCAAAGCATCCTGATACATCTCATAGATGTTACATCAAAACTAAAATGCTTATTGCCCTTAGAAAGCTTTCCTAGGACCCACTTACCTAATCTTTACCCTTTCagcatttgtattttcttatatttattagtACAGATTTatcttatttgcatttttattagagtataataatTGCTTCAGAGTAAAGTCTGATTTTTAccacaaatataaaaatgtctaGAATATAGCCACATGGATATCAAAACAATATAAAGTATATAAGTAATTACCTGCCTGTCTACGAGTATATGGCATGGGGAGATAAAGCACTGGTGTCTATGTAAATAATATCTATGGGAACCTGCATTCATCCCTTTTCTCCCATGCCCtgctttctcttattttcttactAGGCCTATCTCCATTAACTCTGGACCCTAAAACTGCTCACCCAAATCTAGTGCTCTCCAAAAACCGAACCAGTGTGTGGCATGGTGACATTAAGCAGGTAATGCCTGATGATCCAGAGAGGTTTGACTCAAGTGTGGCTGTGCTGGGCTCAAAAGGCTTCACATCTGGAAGGTGGTACTGGGAAGTAGAGGTAGCAAAGAAGACAAAATGGACAGTTGGAGTTGTCAGAGAATCCATCCTTCGGAAGGGCAGCTGTCCTCTAACTCCTGAGCAAGGATTCTGGCTTTTAAGACTAAGGAACCAAACTGATCTAAAGGCTCTGGATTTGCCTTCCTGTAGTCTGAAACTGACTAACAACCTCAACAAGGTGGGCATATACCTGGATTATGagggagggcaggtatccttctACAATGCTAAAACTATGACTCACATTTATACTTTCAGTAGCACCTTCATAGAGAAACTTTATCCCTACTTCTGCCCTTGCCTTAACGATGGTGGAGAGAATAAAGAACCATTGCATATCTTACATCCACCGTAATTTGTCATACTATTGTATAAATTCAGAGCATTATTAAAGAGGTATTGAAATAGTTTACCAGTCTCACTGGTTTCTCTTCCAATTTATGGGGAACTCTGGAATAATGAAAAGAGGATTCACAAATTGAATTCTGTTCTCACTGTTCTAAGTGGATTTAACTGGAGCTTTTCAAGCTGTCATTCTAACTCTCTGGGGTCTACTATGACACAGGAGCCATTCTCATGAGCATGATCATCATCCTATTATAACTGGAGCAAAATGCAACTTGAGTTTGTGATGCTCGGGAACCCTTTTCGAACGTGCTCAGAAATTCTATCATACTGTCCTTATTCTCCAATATAATGACTCAACAGATTAATTTTTAGATGTGTGCTCTTCTTCCtatttaattatcttttaataTACGTTTTgcaacacatttattttctggAACTTGttactgtaattaaaaaaattgttccagggcttctctggtggcgcagtggttgagaatccgcctgccaatgcaggggacatgggtttgagccctggtctgggaagatcccacatgccgcggagcaactgggcccgtgagccacaattactgagcatgcgcgtctggagcccgtgccctgcaacaagagaggccacgatagtgagaggcccgcgcacagcgatgaagagcggcccccgcttgccacaactagagaaagccctcgcacagagacgaagacccaacacagccataaataaaatttataaaaaaaaaaaaaaattgttccagagatttaaagaataaaatgttctgGGCTAGTTTATAATCTTGTCTTGAATTCTCTCAAGATAATTTTTAGTCCAGCGAATCTCTGActctttctcagtccctttttcttgCTTTACCTACCTATGGAGCACTTGTTTTTCTGTATTCAAATACATTTAAGTATTTCCATTTACTTTTGACTATATCCTTTTAGTATTCCTGCCTATAATTTAAACACCCATATATTTCATCTTGTCCTCTCCAATATACTCTTCCTCTAGCTTGTTCCTTCTTCCTAAGCCTAAATGTCTCAGGCTTATTGATCTCAGCAGTACCCTTGATGAACCACccctatttcctttcctttggaagTCCCATCTAACTGGGCTTCATGTTCTATAACTGACAGGTTTTTTGGGGAGagatggggggcaggggtgcAGTACTTAGGACCTTCAGCATGGCCCTCTAAAATTACAATTAGCACAGCTCTTTCGGCAGGATAAAAGCCCTCTATCCTATCTGTCATAGTGGGAAGGATACATACAACTACAGGTAATATTCGTGTAGTGTTggtatatacaatatacatacatttatagcTGCTGATTTGGGCAAACTGCCATGACATGTTATGGCTACATTTAAgaaattacctttttttaaaaaaatgaattcattttaacTGGAATGTAATAAGGACCTGTTTTGTGCCTGGAGCCTTGCTAGATGTTTCCAAGGATATAAAagaagcataaaaagaaaaaaaaaggttcatctAGGGGGATATAAAAGAAATTCAAGTGCCTGGACCCCACCTAAgaccaattaaataaaaatctctaGCAGATGGGGCCTAGGCATTCGAAGTTTGTAAAAGCTTACTAACATGTGGCTAGGGCAGGGAACCACTGAACAAAAGGAAcatgatttctctccttttctaatcttaaaaaaattcaaatgtagaGGAAAAATTCCATATTTATATGATAACTCCCATATACTCTCCACCTACATTATCAGTTATTAACATTTTGCTAAATTTTCTTAGTGTCTCTCCCCCACATCCATCCCATATGATTTTGTGTGTGAGTATAATTATTACTAATACTATTTTTGCTGAGCTACTTTAGATTAAGTTGCAGGCATTGTAATTCTTATTCCTAAATACATCAGCAAGTATCTTCTAAGAACCAAGGTATTCTCTTACATAATCACAGTACTAAATTATCAAATTCAGAAAATTTAACATCAACACAATACTACTTACTAGCTAATATACAGTccatataaataagtaaataattctaACGGTGGGATTTTAGTCATTGTAAAATTTCAAGTAATGTGACAAAGAATTTGGGAGAAAGAAGAGGGTCTAGTTAAGTCATAGACAGAATTCTAGATAATTGATATCTAAAGTCTGTCCTTGGGGACAGACAAGTGCTACAGAGTTCAAAGAAAGGGGAGGTCAATATTCACCGGAATAGGAGAAAATTCTAACGAAAAGATTGATTAAGTTGGACATAATGAAAGGTGAGTAGGAATGAATATAAATTCTAATCTAGATTTAGAAAACATACGtcttaaaaatgaatgttttgtAGTGATGGTTGCAAAGCTATATAAATATACTAGAAATAAATGAACTGTAAACTTATAATGGGCAACTTTTTGAGATgtaaattataccacaataaagctgtgtttaaaaaaagggaaagaaaaaacaaatgttttattcAGATCACCAGGGGAATTAGAACAGGCCACAGGTGTATACATATTTTCCACTATCTGTAGGAGTCAACCTTAATACTTTTTCTGATATACTACCTCAGCTCTCCAGTAGTTGTCTTAACACAAATGACACAAATTTTCCCCCAGTTTTCCCAGATAAttggttatttttataattggTTATTCTATACTGAGTAATTTGAACAATCCCTCTACTTAGAACTCAGACTATAATTAAAGGCAgtaatttgggacttccctggtggcgtggtggttaagaatccacctgccactgcagggaacatgggttcgatccctggtccgggaagatcccacatgccacggagcaactgagcctacgccacaactactgagcctgcgctgtaaagcccgtgaaccacaagcccccgctcgctgcaactagagaaagcccacgcgcagcagcgaagacccaacgcagtcataaataaataaaataacattttttaaaaggcaggaatTCTTCTAACGAGTATGAATTATGAAACACCAATACAGGATTTCCCTGCTAGAAATAGACTCTGAATAGTATTCACTAAGAAGCATGACTGGGGCTCTTACATACTGTTTTCTCTCAGGCCACTGGAGATGAGGCTGATAGTAACCAAAAAATGAAGTAGAATATAAAGAGGCCCCAGTCAGTGTGTTGGGATTCACTGAGGTGAGAACCTCAAAAGGAAAATGCCTTGTAAAATACATTCAGAAGCATGTATGCAATGTATATGTACAGTTTGGAGAATAATACGAAGAAACAAACACTCATTAATTCACCATCTAGCTTTGGAAATAGAACAGTATCAAAACCTTTGAAGGCCCCTGTGTATCTCTCCCAGCCCTGAGGTAATCACTATTCTACATTTTGTgtctggatttttctttcttgcaaATAATTCATAGGTATGTTTTTCCAACAAATGTATTGTTTAGTTTTTTCTAttctacatatgtatgtatttctaGAAAGTATAGTTTCATTATGTCTGTTCTTTGAACTTTAAATGAATGGAATCATGTTGTACGCCTTccttagcttttttaaaattcaaacttatGCTGTATTCCAGTGTATGAAAATTCAACAGTTTAAACATCCAAACTACTGTTAGTAGGTAAGTAGTTGTttctagttgttttattttttaaattgttgctgTTGCAATTGCTATTAGCAACAATGTTGCCATTAACATTATTGGATATGTGACCTGGTAAATAGGAGCAAGAATTCTCTAGGTTTACACCTGATAAGCACTGGTACATAGGGTATGCACATCTTCAAGTAAGTAATGCTGAACAGTTGGTCAACTCTATTGTGCCAATTTACACTGCCACCAGCAGTGGGAAttcccattgatctatgtcttTGCCAATTCAGTTTTTATCAGTAAGGTGGGTACACATAATGGTATCTcctggttttagtttgcatttccctaattaccaCTgtggttgagcatcttttcataattttattaactatttaagtttcctcttctgtgaaatgcctaTAAAGATGTTTGCCCATTTTTGCATCAGATTGTCTCTTATTCATTCATAGGGTTACTTATATGTTCTGGATACCAATCCTTTGTTGGTTATTTGcactgcaaatatcttctcctatggCTTAATACTTGTGTCTCATTTACAAAAAAATCCTTCTCAGAGGTCAGAGAGATATTCTCCTATGTCTTATTCTACATGTTTTAAAGGTCTGCGTTTTATATTTCAATGCTTATTTGTTCAATCAACTAAAAGTAACAAGTATAAATTTGCATGCACCTAACAACATAATTTCAGTATAGATAAAGCAGTAattaactataaataaataaatctacagaCAACTTAGAAGATTTTTAACATGCTTCTCTCAGTAACTGAAAGAAGAATCAGACAATATGATTAACAAACTTGACTCAATGAACATATGTTAGAACACTGTACCAAACACCTGAGAACATCCAACAGCTGCAGGGCAATCTTTGTAAACACACACATAACACTGACCATATACTTCAGTCAGAAGGAAaatttcaacaaatttaaaaggattataaTCACACAAGCTATATTCTTTGACCTTAATTCATTTAAACCAGACATCGATAACAAAATAACGAATCACAtgaatttggaaatttttaaatattttaaataacccaTGGATCAAAAAAACTCCTATtggaaatctgaaaatattttgaattgaatgataatgaaaaatgaCATCTGAAAAACTGGCACACAGTTTAAAGGGAATCGGTAAGTCTAACATGCacatatcagaaaaacaaaggatgaaACAAAGGATGAAAATCAGTCATCTCtttcaagaaattagaaaaagaacagcaatttaaagccaaaaaaaagtagaaggaaattATAAGGGCAGAAATTAaggatatataaaagaaatatatgggAGCATCAAAAATGTCAgaagtttgttctttgaaaagtctaataaaaatgacaaacttCTGGTGAgactaagaaatgaaaagaaggcaCTAACATCAGTaactaatatcagaaatggaaaaggaacCATTGCCACAGAGCCTGAAGAcattacaaaatattataaaaggtTTTATGGtcaactttatatatttttgaaattttagattAAATGGACCCAACAGCAGAAAAATATAGCTTATCAAAACTGATGTAAGGGGCTttcctggcggcgcagcggttgagagcccgtctggcgatgcaggggacgcgggttcgtgccccggtccgggcggatcccacatgccgcagagcggctgggccagtgagccatggctgctgagcctgcgctccgcaacgggagaggccacagcagtcagaggcccgcgtaacgcaaaaaaaacccccccaaaacaaaaaactgatgtaaggtggggggttggggaaactataaagaaaacataatttgaacACTGGTGATATATGACTATATTGaagaattgttattttttaagtttttttttttttttttttttgcctgcatcATGAGGCGTGTGGGATgtaccatgtgggatcttagttcctggaacAGGGATAGAaaccctgtcccctgcagtggaagtgcggagtgttaaccactggaccgccagagaagtccaaTGATATTGTTTTTTAAGAAGTCTTCATCTTCTAGAGATTCCAGCTTAAACATTTATAGATGAAGTGATAAAATGagttttgcttcaaaataataacaCAGCACAACAACTCTGTTAATACTTAGGGTTTAAATCTCACAAGCACGACTGCCCTGCGTCCTCCACCGAGTCGGGGAAGCTGAGGGGGCGTACTCACAATACCTTGAGCTGGTCCACGCAGGCCTGCAGCGACAAGAACCTTCTTCCTTGTGCCTCAGGCTTTCCCCGCCCATTACTCTGAGAACCAATCATGGAGCAGGCTTCGGAAGTCCGACCAATCAATGATCGCGGCtcctggccccctcccccacatcctcGCTTGTGAGGCGTGTGAGGTGGCGCCATGTTTCAAGGGCAGCGGGGTTGGTTCTGCCGCAGCGTCAGCAGCAACCTAAGGCAGTTCTGGGGTAGGAAGCTGGGCAGAAGCGggtgggtgaggtggggaggggagcaccccctcctccctctggtACCTTGGCCGCAGGACACTTGATGGGCTTACCCTGTGTTCTTACCTCCACAGTGGCCGAAGGGGGGACCATCAGTGACCCGAGGGCCGCCGACTTCTTGTTCAGCTGCGATGCCTCACACCCAGACACGCAGAGGTACCTGAAGCCCACCTGGCAGTTCCTTTTGGGTCATGAGGAGCCAGGAGTTGGAGATAGAAGTTGCAGTCCActaataaatattgataatagGAAGATACTGGAAACGAGCAAGTTTTCAGTCCAGTCCTAGATGTGCGGGGAGGAAGTAGGGGCGGGAATAGCTaacctttctcctctcttttctgcCTCAATGGCATGGCCTCCTACCTGGTCCTTAGATCTTTTCCCGAGTTCCAGTGGTATGTTTCCATTTGACTCTCCCACATCCCCGTGGAGCCTTGAAGGACCCTCATATTCATCATGTTTAAACCAAATCTCCTGATTGCCTCTCATACCTGTACCAGCTGTTGTGttcttaaacttaaaaccttGGTAGTTTCTTTTGAATAATAACCCCTACCCCCATTAATCCATTACTTAATCCAATTAATCCATGACCAAACACCATGGATTGTGCCCCTGTAAATGTTCTTTGTTCTTCCTGCCACTATCTTAGTATACACCGTAAATTACCTCTTGCCCCCAAATCACAGTAGTCTATCTGAGAGGTTGCTCTGCCTCCAGTCTGTCCACCTGCGATCCCCCTTCACATTGCGGTCCGATTATGTTTACAAAACAGACGTCTGATCACCGTCCTGGCTGATCCCCTTCTCACCCTTTCACTCTCCCGCCCCCAGTCTCCTGATTACCTACCGATAATTCTCTTTCCgttcatttattctttgttttgaaaTGTTGAATACATTCTTGTTCATttcataatttcaaatatttcctttctttctcccagaaTATATCAGAGTCTTGATTACATAGAAGATAATGCTACAGTTTTTCACGCCTGCTATCTCTCTGCAGTAGCTAATGCTGAAATAAAAAACTCGGTGGCTTTAGGTCATTTCATTCTTCCTCCTGAATGCCTTCAAAAAGGTTAGCAAAGATCTTTCATCTAATCTGTTAGACTGCCAAATCCAGCTATGTCACCCAACTTTACTGatctttgttctcagagatatttgtgttttgtatcatttaatataaatagaaaagcATGTACTTTGGATCCGATTGCCTTGGGTGTGCATCCTTGCTTTGTTTATCATTCATTCACACGTTCACTGAGCTCTTACTGTGTGCCATGTTTCAACCAAGGTGCTGGGGATTCAGTGGTGAGTAAGTTACGGATCTTGTCCTCACGGTGTTCACTGGCTAGGATCCAACACTTACTAATTTTGTCACCTCCCGAGTtgttttgaggataaaatgagataatatattaaGTAGTCTGACCTGTGAGTATATAATAAATGTTCGTTGCTAGTTTTGAATCTCACcattatttttctggattttttttcctgatatttcaAAATTCAGTGTGATAATAAACccatatatttatattgttcTTTATATTATTGAAAGTACTTTCACATTAATTATTTCAGCAACCCTATCAAGTAAAGGGCAAGTGAATAAATTGCTTCTGAAATTGGTTCTTTTAGTTTTCCCTGCTTGGAACACCCTTTCTTATCCTGTTCTGTCCAAATCCTACCTATCTTTTATGGACTAACTTTAAATATCCCATTTTTATAGGCCTTGCATTATTATCCAATTCTTGCTGTGTTTTTCGATGTGTATGTGTCCATCCCTAGAAAGACAGACTGAAAGTAGTAAAAATTCCCAGTGAGcagagtattaaaaataaaacaaaaaacttgtaaaATGTTTCTACAGAAGAGCTTTGGAAACCCCAGAGATTGGGTTCCTTCTATAGTTGATGTTCTGGTGAGACCtagttataatttataaaaataaattgttctaAGTGgttatgcaaataaataaatgactggatAGGAGAATTGATTTACTCAAAAACTGCAAATCAGAGAATACCCACCTTCAAGGAACTTATATTGTGGAATGACTATCTGATCTAATTTTAAGTTATCACTCCTATTAAGTCTTTGTGTTTAGCATCTTACATTAAAAtgcattcaatttttttaaaaaaatctgttttaaatgaaaacatgatcctttttaaaaatgaaaagtatgcATTATTATCCACCTAGACCAGGATTGTCTAGTAGAAGTGTTAGAGGCAAACAAATGTAAACCACatactaatttaaaattttctaatacccacattaaaaataataaaaagagatgaagttaattttaagaaatgttttatttaatgtatctaaaatattatcatttcaatatataATCAGTATAAAAAGTATTGAtaaattttacattcttttttgatACTGGATTTGAAATCcagtgtttattttaaacttacagcacatctcatttTGGACTAGCCACACATTTATATGTATCTAGTCTAGTGGCTGCTATATTGGACAGCTTAGGTCTAGAGGAATGTTAACTTTTTGTCCTTGAGTGGGCGGTACTGTGGAAACTTTTGAGATCATTGATTTAAGATAATTTCATAGTCCTTTGACACGCTGAGCATTGTAGAATTCCTGTACTGCCACGCCCACTAGACATGTTGCTCATCCAaccttttttttaacaaagtaaaCTCTTGAATTCTTgaagcactctacagattcaggaattttatgccttttattttgaCTAGACAGTTGTCTCCTTTATTAATGCTTGGCCTAAAGACACTGACATCGGATGAAGATATGTATTACAGCCAAAAAAGTTTACAACAGTGATTCTCATAATGCACTGGAGTCATCTGgagagtttgttagaaatgcaattcCCCAGCTTCTTCTCAATGATCTGGTTCAataagaatctgtattttaaacaagTATCTTAGGTACTTTTGATGCAAGTGGAATAATACTGACTTAGAAATTTGAAACCtaaacaaaattcagaaaattctacaaagttactttttaaaaaacagtattggatttgtttttcttactacagaaataagaagaaaaattggtAGTTTTATTTGGGAACAAGACCAACATTTTCTGATAGAAAAGGTAAGAGTAAATTAAGGTGATCGATTAGAATCTACAGTttcaaaaaattttgaaagcaatGTAATCTTAAAAATGCTTACTTGTGACATGTTAGCACCAATGACCCAGAGTAAGGAATTTAAAGGACATGCTTTTATTGAACATATCTAGTTTGACATTATGTTTACACTAGTACCTTAGTAAAATTGAGATATTTTTGTATGAATAAAACCATTCACataaaaaagttgaaaatttgaaaaaacttgaaaatctCAGTAATATTAAGGGAGTAATAGGTACACAGTATTTACCAGTTCTTTACTGCCAGTGTAGATGCTATTTGATTAATTCCTGTGTTGTACCATTTGTTAAATGTTATGAATAATACCCTTTAATAAATGTGTACAGTACTGAAAGTTTTTTAGCTATTGCCATCCTGCATCAGATTTGCTGACGCTTGTGACTTACTTCAGAATCTTTATGCAAAGCCAAATTTGGGATAATTTGAGCATCCAAAAGAATAATGGATTAtaatacattaaatttttttaaatataaatttatttatttttggctgcgttgggtctttgttgatgctcacgggctttctatagttgcagcgagcgagggctactcttcattgtggtgggtgggcttctcattgctgtggcttctcttgttgaggagcacgggctctaggcacgtgggcatcaatagttgtggcatgtaggcatcaatagttgtggcacgcaggctcagtagttgtggctcccaggctctagagcacaggctcaatagttgtggtgcacaggcttagttgctccacggcatttgggatcttcctggaccagggctcaaacctgtgtcccctgtattggcaggtggattcttaaccactgcaccaccagggaagcccatacattaaattttttaaaaatccgtgATTCCATAGTGATACTCCAAaagcataaagaaagaaaaaaggaagaacaggggaaggaaaggagggggaaaggtggaaagggaagaaggaaggaaggaaggaaagggtgaGATAAGGGAAAATTTCCTTTCAGAATAAAAGGTAATAAACGAAGAAAGGATGATAGAATAGAAAATTCGCACTGTACCACCCCCAGTAAAATAATTGATTTAGGCAAGGGTCATTAATGGGTGTTAAAATCATGATCTAAAATGATCACTTCATTGATgattacttattaattacaaaggcaATCAATGCTTGTACCTTTACAATGGAGGGACCTGGCAGACACCACCATAAACAACTGATAAAATTTAGCATCACCAATATTGGAACAGCCTCCTGTTATGTTCAGCTCGATGTGATATAATAAAAAGTACACACTATAGGAATTCCCTGGgtatccagtggttaagactcggcactttcactgccatggccccggTTTGaatcctggtcagggaaataagatctcgCCCACCTCGTggtgccaaaaaagaaaagtacacaaTATTATCTTGTGTTCTTGTTCAAAattctgaatctaatcatgagtaAATACTCACATAATTCCAGATTATGGAACATGTCACAAAGCAACTAACTGGCTTAGACTCTTTAAAACAATgtcataaaaaaaccaaaaaaaacagggAAGACTGTTCCATATTGAGACATAACAACCAAATGTGATGTATGAACCTTGATTGGATTctggattttttaatttaaaaaaaggtaagaaagaaattttgagaacagttggaaaaattttaatatgcaatGTATATTAGGTGATATTGAGttaatgttaattttcttaattatgaTAGTGgtattataatgataaaagaatggggtttttttaagaaaatgcatgCTAAAGATTAAGGAGTGAAATGTCATagtatctgcaaatattttcaaatggtcc
Protein-coding regions in this window:
- the TERB2 gene encoding telomere repeats-binding bouquet formation protein 2: MFQGQRGWFCRSVSSNLRQFWVAEGGTISDPRAADFLFSCDASHPDTQRIYQSLDYIEDNATVFHACYLSAVANAEIKNSVALGHFILPPECLQKEIRRKIGSFIWEQDQHFLIEKHDEVTPNEIKSLRESSVLATDHKKELSKSTEKHFIRTPVVEKQMYFPLQNYPVNNMVTGYISIDAMKKFLGELHDFIPGSSGYLAYHVQNEINMSAIKNELKRKY